The Pseudomonas kermanshahensis genome includes a window with the following:
- a CDS encoding LysR family transcriptional regulator has protein sequence MDTLQNMRAFSCVAQLGSFTAAAAQLDTTTANVSRAVSNLEAHLQTRLLNRTTRRIALTEAGKRYLMRCEQILTYVEEAEAEASDAHARPAGQLKVHSMTGVGQHFVVDAIARYRESHPDVTFDLTMANRVPDLLDEGYDVSIVLATELPDSGFVSQRLGITYSIVCASPDYIVRNGIAHKPADLLKHACLRMVSPVIPLEKWLFDGPEGQEMVNITSSPFQVNTADAMKTAIRSGMGVGVLPIYSAIDGLRDGSLVRVLPEYRLQELNLYAIYPSRQYLDAKIKTWVEYLRNSLPEILAAHEADLKTHQVQIAN, from the coding sequence ATGGACACCCTGCAAAATATGCGTGCTTTCAGTTGCGTAGCCCAGCTTGGCAGCTTCACGGCTGCTGCGGCGCAACTGGATACGACCACCGCGAACGTGTCGCGGGCGGTCTCCAATCTGGAAGCCCATCTGCAAACTCGGCTGCTCAACCGTACTACCCGCCGCATCGCGCTGACCGAGGCCGGCAAGCGCTACCTGATGCGCTGCGAACAGATTCTTACCTACGTTGAAGAAGCCGAGGCCGAGGCCAGCGACGCCCATGCCCGCCCGGCTGGGCAATTGAAGGTTCACTCCATGACCGGGGTGGGCCAACACTTCGTGGTCGATGCCATTGCCCGCTACCGTGAATCGCACCCGGACGTGACCTTCGACCTGACCATGGCCAACCGCGTGCCGGACCTGCTCGATGAGGGCTACGACGTGTCCATCGTGCTGGCCACCGAGCTGCCGGACTCGGGCTTCGTGTCACAGCGTTTGGGGATCACCTACAGCATCGTCTGCGCCTCGCCCGACTACATCGTGCGCAACGGCATCGCACACAAGCCTGCCGACCTGCTCAAGCACGCCTGCCTGCGCATGGTCAGCCCGGTGATCCCGCTGGAGAAGTGGCTGTTCGACGGCCCGGAAGGCCAGGAAATGGTCAACATCACCAGCTCGCCGTTCCAGGTGAACACCGCCGACGCCATGAAAACCGCGATTCGCAGTGGCATGGGCGTGGGCGTGCTGCCGATCTATTCGGCCATCGACGGGCTGCGTGACGGCAGCCTGGTGCGGGTGCTGCCCGAGTATCGGCTGCAAGAGCTGAACCTGTACGCCATCTATCCGTCGCGCCAGTACCTGGATGCCAAGATCAAGACCTGGGTCGAGTACCTGCGCAATTCGCTGCCGGAAATTCTGGCAGCGCATGAGGCAGACCTGAAAACCCATCAGGTGCAGATCGCCAACTGA
- a CDS encoding DMT family transporter, translating into MNLSLYLLTVLIWGTTWIALKLQLGVVAIPVSIVYRFALAGLILFAILLLTRRLQPMNRRGHLICLAQGLCLFCVNFMCFLTASQWIASGLIAVVFSTATLWNALNARVFFGQKIAANVLGGGALGLLGLGLLFWPELSHHAASRETLYGLGLALLGTLCFSAGNMLSSMQQKAGLKPMTTNAWGMVYGAAMLTVYCLFNGIPFAMEWNTRYIGSLMYLVIPGSVIGFTAYLTLVGRMGPERAAYCTVLFPLVALNVSAFVEGYQWTAPALLGMTLVMGGNVLVFRKLNATRIATAPLLRP; encoded by the coding sequence GTGAACCTGTCCCTGTACCTGCTCACCGTCCTGATCTGGGGCACCACCTGGATCGCCCTGAAACTGCAACTGGGCGTGGTCGCCATCCCGGTGTCCATCGTCTATCGCTTCGCTTTGGCCGGGTTGATCCTGTTCGCCATCCTGCTGCTCACCCGTCGCCTGCAACCCATGAACCGCCGCGGCCACCTGATCTGCCTGGCCCAAGGCCTGTGCCTGTTCTGCGTCAACTTCATGTGCTTCCTCACCGCCAGCCAGTGGATCGCCAGCGGCCTGATCGCCGTGGTGTTCTCCACCGCGACCCTGTGGAACGCACTCAACGCCCGGGTGTTCTTTGGCCAGAAGATCGCTGCCAACGTGCTGGGTGGCGGTGCACTGGGGCTGCTGGGCCTGGGCCTGCTGTTCTGGCCCGAACTGTCCCACCATGCCGCCAGCCGCGAAACCCTGTACGGCCTCGGCCTGGCTTTGCTCGGCACGCTGTGCTTCTCGGCCGGCAACATGCTGTCGAGCATGCAGCAGAAAGCAGGGCTCAAGCCCATGACCACCAATGCCTGGGGCATGGTCTATGGCGCGGCGATGCTGACGGTTTATTGCCTGTTCAACGGCATTCCCTTCGCCATGGAATGGAACACCCGCTACATCGGCTCGCTGATGTACCTGGTGATCCCGGGTTCGGTGATTGGCTTCACCGCCTACCTGACCCTGGTCGGGCGCATGGGCCCCGAGCGGGCAGCCTACTGTACGGTGCTGTTCCCGCTGGTGGCCTTAAACGTGTCGGCGTTTGTCGAAGGGTATCAATGGACGGCGCCGGCGCTGTTGGGGATGACGTTGGTGATGGGGGGGAATGTACTGGTGTTTCGCAAACTCAACGCCACACGCATTGCTACAGCCCCCTTACTCAGGCCGTGA
- a CDS encoding LysR family transcriptional regulator, with amino-acid sequence MQLPDMNLLVALDALLDEGSVVGAAQRMNLSPAAMSRTLGRIRDALGDPILVRAGRGLVPTPRALALREQVHGLVEQAGQVFRSRDDVDLVNLDRAFNIRTNDLFIALYGAQLLRMMLAQAPRTVLRFVPEGSGDDDAVLRNGHIDLIISSAVELGPEIKVQSLFNTYFVGLAREGHPIFDAEITPERFAAYPQISVSRRGRANGPIDVALANHKVERRVALITTSFHSAMFSLPDSDLILPIPANILNSVQRLKLPLRSFEIPVPLEKVNVMQAWHPRFDNDPAHRWLRQTLKVCGSIDP; translated from the coding sequence ATGCAACTCCCGGACATGAACCTGCTCGTCGCCCTCGACGCCTTGCTTGACGAAGGCAGTGTGGTGGGCGCCGCGCAGCGCATGAACCTGAGCCCGGCCGCCATGAGCCGGACCCTGGGGCGCATTCGCGATGCCTTGGGCGACCCGATCCTGGTGCGCGCCGGCCGTGGCTTGGTGCCGACACCCCGTGCGCTGGCGCTGCGCGAGCAGGTGCATGGGCTGGTGGAGCAGGCCGGGCAGGTGTTCCGCAGCCGTGACGATGTCGACCTGGTCAACCTGGACCGGGCCTTCAACATCCGCACCAACGACCTGTTCATCGCCCTGTACGGCGCCCAGCTGTTGCGCATGATGCTGGCCCAGGCACCGCGTACGGTGCTGCGTTTCGTGCCCGAGGGCAGTGGCGACGATGATGCGGTGCTGCGCAACGGGCATATCGACTTGATCATCAGCTCGGCCGTCGAGCTGGGCCCGGAAATCAAGGTGCAGAGCCTGTTCAACACCTACTTCGTAGGCTTGGCGCGCGAGGGCCACCCGATCTTCGATGCCGAGATTACCCCTGAGCGGTTCGCCGCCTACCCGCAGATCAGCGTGTCGCGCCGGGGCAGAGCCAACGGGCCGATCGATGTGGCATTGGCCAACCACAAGGTCGAACGGCGGGTGGCGCTGATCACCACGAGCTTCCACTCGGCGATGTTTTCGCTGCCGGATTCGGACCTGATCCTGCCGATACCGGCCAACATCCTCAACAGTGTGCAGCGCTTGAAACTGCCCCTGCGCTCATTCGAGATCCCGGTGCCACTGGAGAAGGTCAACGTGATGCAGGCCTGGCACCCGCGGTTCGACAATGACCCGGCCCACCGCTGGCTGCGCCAAACGTTGAAGGTGTGCGGCAGCATCGACCCGTAA
- a CDS encoding type II toxin-antitoxin system YhaV family toxin produces MSDARKPLTIHGWTVFAHPLFLAELDALSEQVAAQLQKDPIGYTKKNAYKRLAAIKRLAFDVIPQDPTKPEYRQGSALGGDHKHWFRAKFFQQYRLFFRYHTPSRIIVLAWVNDETSKRAYERTDDAYKVFQKMLLTGHPPDDWDALLREAGAATHRFKSSLNT; encoded by the coding sequence ATGAGTGATGCGAGGAAGCCTTTAACTATTCATGGATGGACTGTATTTGCTCACCCGCTGTTCTTAGCCGAACTGGACGCGCTCAGTGAGCAAGTCGCGGCACAGTTGCAGAAAGACCCGATCGGCTACACGAAAAAGAACGCGTACAAGCGGCTGGCCGCGATCAAACGATTGGCGTTTGACGTCATCCCGCAAGACCCGACCAAGCCTGAGTACCGTCAAGGTTCAGCGCTAGGAGGCGACCACAAGCACTGGTTTCGAGCGAAGTTCTTTCAGCAATACCGGCTGTTCTTTCGCTACCACACCCCCAGCAGGATAATCGTGCTGGCATGGGTAAATGACGAGACGAGCAAGCGGGCCTACGAGCGCACTGACGATGCTTACAAAGTCTTCCAGAAGATGCTGCTCACCGGCCACCCTCCTGATGATTGGGACGCGTTACTGCGAGAGGCAGGCGCGGCAACACACAGATTTAAATCTTCACTGAACACCTAG
- a CDS encoding efflux transporter outer membrane subunit: MPRRIIRTLQVFSACALTLTLSGCIGTWGIAPQSKTLHANTLTTDAAIREAATDAHWPDQQWWQAYRDPQLNRWVALAVEGSPNLAMALARVREAKAMAGVVESAEKLQANGQATLKRHNWPEDQFYGPGALSGANTWDNNAAIGFSYALDLWGRERNASEQAVDQAHMSVAEARQAQLELQNNVVRAYIQLSLHFAQRDIVKAELEQQEQILALAKRRLDAGIGTHFEVSQAEAPLPETHRQLDSLDEEIALTRNQLAALAGKGPGEGAQIQRPTLTLGAPLMLPSALPAELVGQRPDVVASRWQVAAQARGIDVAHAGFFPNVDLVGSLGFMATGGGPLEFLTGRKFNYNVGPAISLPVFDGGRLRSQLGVASAGYDMAVARYNQTVVGALKNISDQLIRRESMKEQSHFAAESVAAAQKTYDIAMVAFQRGLTDYLNVLNAQTLLFRQQQVQQQVQAARLIAHAELVTALGGGLQAGKDVPEQERQAAPKTPATLAIFDKQPDNAK; encoded by the coding sequence GTGCCGCGTCGCATCATCAGAACGCTTCAAGTGTTCAGTGCCTGTGCCCTTACCCTCACCTTGAGCGGCTGTATCGGAACCTGGGGCATTGCCCCGCAAAGCAAGACATTACACGCCAATACCCTGACCACCGACGCGGCGATACGCGAAGCGGCCACCGACGCGCACTGGCCCGACCAGCAGTGGTGGCAGGCCTATCGCGACCCCCAGCTGAACCGCTGGGTCGCATTGGCCGTCGAGGGCAGCCCGAACCTGGCCATGGCCCTGGCGCGGGTGCGCGAGGCCAAGGCCATGGCCGGTGTGGTCGAGTCGGCAGAAAAGCTGCAAGCCAACGGCCAGGCCACACTCAAGCGCCACAACTGGCCCGAGGATCAGTTCTACGGCCCTGGCGCACTGTCGGGCGCCAATACCTGGGACAACAACGCCGCCATCGGCTTCAGCTATGCCCTCGACCTCTGGGGCCGCGAGCGCAATGCCAGCGAGCAGGCTGTGGACCAGGCGCACATGAGTGTGGCCGAGGCTCGCCAGGCGCAGCTCGAACTCCAGAACAACGTGGTGCGTGCCTATATCCAGCTAAGCCTGCACTTCGCCCAGCGCGATATCGTCAAGGCTGAACTCGAGCAGCAGGAGCAGATCCTGGCCCTGGCCAAGCGTCGGCTGGACGCAGGCATCGGCACCCATTTCGAAGTCAGCCAGGCCGAAGCGCCGCTGCCCGAAACCCATCGTCAGCTCGACAGCCTTGACGAAGAGATCGCCCTGACCCGCAACCAGCTTGCTGCGTTGGCCGGCAAGGGGCCAGGGGAGGGGGCGCAGATCCAGCGCCCGACCCTGACCCTTGGCGCCCCGCTCATGCTGCCATCGGCGCTGCCCGCCGAGCTGGTCGGCCAGCGCCCGGACGTGGTCGCCAGCCGTTGGCAGGTGGCCGCGCAAGCGCGTGGCATCGACGTCGCGCATGCCGGCTTCTTCCCCAATGTCGACCTGGTCGGCAGCCTCGGTTTCATGGCCACCGGCGGCGGCCCGCTGGAGTTTCTCACCGGGCGCAAGTTCAACTACAACGTCGGCCCGGCAATCAGCCTGCCGGTCTTCGACGGCGGCCGCCTGCGCTCGCAACTGGGCGTCGCTTCAGCGGGCTATGACATGGCCGTCGCGCGCTACAACCAGACCGTGGTCGGTGCATTGAAGAACATCTCCGACCAGTTGATCCGCCGCGAGTCGATGAAAGAGCAATCGCACTTTGCCGCCGAATCGGTCGCCGCCGCGCAAAAGACCTACGACATCGCCATGGTCGCCTTCCAGCGCGGCCTGACCGACTACCTCAACGTGCTCAACGCGCAGACCTTGCTGTTCCGTCAGCAGCAGGTACAGCAGCAGGTGCAGGCCGCCCGCCTGATCGCCCATGCCGAGCTGGTCACCGCCCTTGGGGGTGGCCTGCAAGCGGGCAAGGACGTGCCGGAGCAAGAGCGCCAGGCCGCACCGAAAACCCCGGCCACCCTGGCCATTTTCGACAAGCAGCCGGATAACGCCAAATGA
- a CDS encoding type II toxin-antitoxin system PrlF family antitoxin, whose translation MAATFEVESTLTDRYQTTVPETVRRALGLKKRDKIHYSIQPDGEVILTRAEATEDDPVLGQFLNFLAHDIATHPQRLQVVDADLIARLDSLVGDAEIDLDQPLSAEDE comes from the coding sequence ATGGCCGCCACCTTCGAAGTTGAATCCACCCTGACCGATCGTTACCAGACAACCGTACCGGAAACAGTGCGTCGCGCGCTGGGTTTGAAAAAGCGTGACAAGATCCATTACTCGATTCAACCCGACGGGGAGGTGATACTCACCCGCGCAGAGGCAACCGAAGACGACCCTGTGCTAGGCCAGTTCCTGAATTTTCTGGCCCACGATATCGCCACCCATCCGCAACGTCTGCAAGTTGTCGATGCTGACCTCATCGCTCGCCTCGACAGCCTCGTGGGCGACGCCGAGATCGACCTGGATCAACCTCTATCGGCGGAAGATGAATGA
- a CDS encoding 2-hydroxyacid dehydrogenase: MKKTVLAFSRITPAMAERLQQDFNVILPNPKLGDINAQFNEALPEAHGLIGVGRKLGRAQLEGAAKLEVVSSVSVGYDNYDVDYFNERGIALTNTPDVLTESTADLGFSLIMGCARRTAELDAWTKAGQWQATVGPAHFGSDVHGKTLGIVGMGNIGAAVARRGRFGFNMPVIYTGNSRKAALEQELGAQFRSLEQLLAEADFVCIVVPLSEATRKLIGARELKLMKPSAFLINIARGPVVDEAALIEALQNGTIRGAGLDVYEKEPLSDSPLFKLPNALTLPHIGSATAETREAMANRAMDNLRAALLGERPRDLVNPQVWKH, encoded by the coding sequence ATGAAAAAGACCGTCCTGGCCTTCAGCCGCATCACCCCGGCCATGGCCGAGCGCCTGCAACAAGACTTCAACGTGATCCTGCCGAACCCCAAGCTCGGCGACATCAACGCCCAATTCAACGAAGCCCTGCCCGAGGCCCACGGCCTGATCGGCGTCGGCCGTAAGCTTGGCCGTGCGCAACTCGAAGGCGCGGCCAAGCTTGAAGTGGTCTCCAGCGTCTCGGTCGGCTACGACAACTATGACGTCGACTACTTCAATGAACGCGGCATCGCCCTGACCAACACCCCCGACGTACTCACCGAAAGCACCGCAGACCTGGGCTTCTCGCTGATCATGGGCTGCGCCCGGCGCACGGCCGAGCTGGATGCCTGGACCAAGGCCGGCCAGTGGCAAGCCACCGTCGGCCCGGCGCACTTCGGCAGCGATGTGCACGGCAAGACCTTGGGCATCGTCGGCATGGGCAACATCGGCGCCGCCGTTGCCCGCCGCGGCCGGTTCGGGTTCAACATGCCGGTCATCTATACCGGCAACAGCCGCAAGGCTGCACTGGAGCAAGAGCTGGGGGCGCAGTTCCGCAGCCTGGAGCAACTGCTGGCCGAAGCCGATTTCGTCTGCATCGTGGTGCCGTTGTCGGAGGCCACCCGCAAGCTGATCGGTGCACGGGAGCTGAAGCTGATGAAGCCAAGCGCCTTCCTCATCAACATCGCCCGCGGCCCGGTGGTCGATGAAGCAGCACTGATCGAAGCCCTGCAGAACGGCACCATTCGCGGTGCCGGCCTGGATGTGTACGAGAAGGAACCGCTGAGCGATTCGCCACTGTTCAAACTGCCCAACGCCCTGACCCTGCCGCACATCGGCTCGGCCACCGCAGAAACCCGCGAGGCCATGGCCAACCGGGCGATGGACAACCTGCGTGCGGCGCTGCTGGGTGAACGGCCGCGGGATCTGGTGAACCCGCAGGTGTGGAAGCACTAA
- a CDS encoding universal stress protein: MPTPVLIAIDASPASAALLTLARRYCRPAEHELHVLLAIDSTFAVHEQPAPYTAEELEEYPAACEEQQHADHAVAKAVRELQDAGFTSQGCMVAGQPVEAIVSKAQDLRCELIIMGHRHLSRLGRLLDPSISAKVIDRVEVPVLVGAA; this comes from the coding sequence ATGCCCACCCCGGTCCTCATCGCCATCGACGCCTCCCCCGCATCCGCTGCCCTGCTCACCCTCGCCCGCCGCTACTGCCGCCCCGCCGAACACGAGCTGCATGTGCTGCTGGCCATCGACAGCACCTTCGCCGTGCACGAGCAACCCGCGCCCTACACCGCCGAAGAACTGGAGGAATACCCCGCTGCCTGCGAGGAGCAACAGCATGCCGACCACGCGGTAGCCAAGGCCGTGCGCGAGCTGCAGGACGCCGGCTTCACCAGCCAGGGCTGCATGGTGGCCGGGCAGCCGGTCGAGGCCATCGTCAGCAAGGCGCAAGATCTGCGTTGCGAACTGATCATCATGGGTCATCGCCACCTGTCACGATTGGGGCGATTGCTGGATCCTTCGATCAGCGCGAAGGTGATTGACCGGGTAGAAGTGCCGGTATTGGTGGGCGCGGCCTGA
- a CDS encoding HlyD family secretion protein — protein sequence MKKFFSLIATLLVLVAAVAIGRQLWLHYMTTPWTRDGRVRADIINVAADVPGYVVGVPVKDNQRVKKGDLLIQIDPEHYQMAVDQAKALVASRKATWEMRKVNAKRRADMDNLVISKENRDDASNIANSAQADYQQALAELAAAELNLKRTHIVATVDGYVTNLNIHKGDYARTGEPVMAVVDENSFWVYGFFEETKLPHVKVGDQAELQMMSGERIKGHVESIARGIYDRDNPQSRELIADVNPTFNWVRLAQRVPVRIHIDEVPEGFLLAAGTTCTVVVKPREE from the coding sequence ATGAAAAAGTTCTTCAGCCTGATCGCCACCCTGCTGGTGCTGGTGGCCGCCGTGGCGATCGGCCGCCAGTTGTGGCTGCACTACATGACCACGCCCTGGACCCGCGACGGGCGTGTGCGTGCCGACATCATCAACGTCGCTGCCGACGTGCCCGGCTACGTGGTGGGTGTACCGGTCAAGGACAACCAGCGGGTGAAGAAGGGCGACCTGTTGATCCAGATCGACCCTGAGCACTACCAAATGGCCGTCGACCAGGCCAAGGCGCTGGTTGCCTCGCGCAAGGCCACCTGGGAAATGCGCAAGGTCAACGCCAAGCGCCGCGCCGACATGGACAACCTGGTGATCTCCAAAGAAAACCGCGACGACGCCAGCAACATCGCCAACTCGGCCCAGGCGGATTATCAACAGGCCCTGGCCGAACTGGCGGCCGCAGAGCTGAACCTCAAGCGCACGCACATCGTGGCCACGGTAGACGGTTATGTGACCAACCTGAACATCCACAAGGGCGACTATGCGCGCACCGGTGAGCCGGTGATGGCTGTGGTCGACGAGAACTCGTTTTGGGTTTATGGCTTCTTCGAAGAGACCAAGCTGCCGCACGTGAAGGTGGGTGACCAGGCCGAGCTGCAGATGATGAGCGGCGAGCGCATCAAAGGCCACGTAGAGAGCATTGCCCGCGGTATTTATGACCGCGACAACCCCCAGAGCCGCGAGCTGATCGCCGATGTGAACCCGACCTTCAACTGGGTGCGGTTGGCGCAGCGTGTGCCGGTGCGGATCCACATCGATGAAGTGCCGGAAGGGTTTTTGCTGGCGGCGGGGACGACGTGTACGGTGGTGGTGAAGCCTCGCGAGGAATGA
- a CDS encoding FUSC family protein, which yields MSTSSLPVRWLQSLEWRRGFFAWARTDGVTWVYIFKVLAAAFITLWLAMRLELPQPRTAMITVFIVMQPQSGHVFAKSFYRVLGTLAGSAMMVALIAIFPQNTELFLPSLALWVGLCSAGAMRYRTFRAYGFVLAGYTAAMIGLPVLEHPDQAFMAAVWRVLEIALGILVSTFVSAAILPQSASAAMRNALYQRFGVFAGVVVEALRGDSQRDRFESSNVRFIAEAVGLESLRNVTAFEDPHMRRRSGRLVRMNSEFMAITTRFNALHRLLERLRARGPLQIVSAIEPGLDTLVELLQPYVGRALTDSDALRLTLELAAYKEGLQAQVRGLRAEYQQTNPSDSDLLDFHTAFELLYRFVDEMFSYAETHASLAVHKHEREQWDEPYVAQTSWLVSLAAGVRASAVLLLLGSYWLLSDWPSGAMMTLIATVTVGLSAASPNPKRMSFQMACGTAIGAFVGFFETFFVFPWIDGFPLLCMVLAPVFVLGAFLSSRPAYAGYGIGLLVFFAIGSVPNNLTVYDPYTFINDYIGMVIGMFVCAAAGAIILPPNSRWLWSRLEQELREQVLFAISGRLRGLGSAFESRTRDLLHQAYGLAAGKPKVQSELMGWMFTVLEIGHAIIELRKEQARAPIHPAYAESQPWRQAIRVMGRALARLFLQPSASNHERALVAVDHAISRVQATDEPFARHFDTSVLRRAQSYLHFIRSSLLDPQSPLAPAKGLHHAP from the coding sequence ATGAGCACCTCAAGCCTGCCCGTGCGCTGGCTGCAGAGCCTGGAGTGGCGCCGGGGCTTCTTTGCCTGGGCGCGCACCGATGGCGTGACTTGGGTCTACATCTTCAAGGTGCTGGCCGCCGCCTTCATCACCCTGTGGCTGGCCATGCGCCTGGAACTGCCGCAGCCGCGCACGGCAATGATCACCGTGTTCATCGTCATGCAGCCGCAAAGCGGCCACGTGTTCGCCAAGAGTTTCTACCGGGTGCTCGGCACCCTGGCAGGCTCGGCGATGATGGTCGCGCTGATCGCCATTTTCCCGCAAAACACCGAGCTGTTCCTGCCCAGCCTGGCCCTGTGGGTCGGCCTGTGTTCGGCTGGCGCGATGCGCTACCGCACCTTCCGCGCCTATGGCTTCGTGCTGGCCGGCTACACCGCGGCGATGATCGGCTTGCCGGTACTGGAGCACCCCGACCAAGCCTTTATGGCGGCCGTGTGGCGGGTGCTGGAAATCGCCCTGGGGATTCTCGTTTCAACGTTCGTCAGCGCCGCGATCCTGCCGCAGTCGGCCAGCGCGGCCATGCGTAACGCCCTCTACCAGCGCTTCGGTGTGTTCGCTGGCGTCGTAGTCGAAGCTTTGCGTGGTGACAGCCAGCGCGACCGCTTTGAAAGCAGCAACGTGCGCTTCATCGCCGAGGCTGTTGGCCTGGAAAGCCTGCGTAATGTCACCGCCTTCGAAGACCCGCACATGCGCAGGCGCAGTGGCCGGTTGGTGCGCATGAACAGCGAGTTCATGGCCATCACCACGCGCTTCAATGCCCTGCACCGGCTGCTCGAACGCCTGCGCGCCCGTGGCCCGCTGCAGATCGTCAGCGCCATCGAGCCGGGCCTGGACACCTTGGTCGAACTGCTTCAGCCCTACGTGGGCCGCGCCTTGACCGATTCGGACGCGCTGCGTCTGACGCTTGAGCTGGCCGCCTACAAGGAGGGCCTGCAAGCCCAGGTGCGTGGCTTGCGCGCCGAGTACCAGCAAACCAACCCCAGCGACTCCGACCTGCTCGACTTCCACACCGCCTTCGAGCTGCTGTATCGCTTTGTCGACGAGATGTTCAGCTACGCCGAGACCCATGCCTCGCTGGCCGTGCACAAGCACGAGCGCGAGCAGTGGGACGAGCCCTATGTGGCGCAGACCAGCTGGCTGGTGTCGTTGGCTGCTGGCGTGCGCGCCTCGGCGGTGCTGTTGCTGCTGGGCAGTTACTGGTTGCTCAGCGACTGGCCCAGCGGCGCCATGATGACGCTGATCGCCACGGTCACGGTGGGCTTGTCGGCGGCCTCGCCCAACCCCAAGCGCATGTCGTTCCAGATGGCCTGCGGCACGGCGATCGGGGCCTTCGTCGGGTTCTTCGAAACCTTCTTCGTGTTCCCCTGGATCGACGGATTCCCGCTGCTGTGCATGGTCCTGGCACCGGTCTTCGTGCTGGGGGCATTCCTGTCTTCGCGGCCCGCGTATGCCGGTTACGGCATCGGTTTGCTGGTGTTTTTCGCCATCGGTTCGGTGCCCAACAACCTGACCGTCTACGACCCTTACACCTTCATCAACGACTACATCGGCATGGTCATCGGCATGTTCGTCTGCGCCGCGGCCGGGGCGATCATCCTGCCGCCCAACAGCCGCTGGCTGTGGAGCCGGCTGGAGCAGGAACTGCGTGAACAGGTGCTGTTCGCCATCAGTGGCCGCTTGCGCGGCTTGGGTTCGGCCTTCGAGAGCCGCACCCGTGACCTGCTGCACCAAGCCTATGGCCTGGCTGCCGGCAAGCCGAAGGTGCAGAGCGAGCTGATGGGCTGGATGTTCACCGTGCTGGAAATCGGCCACGCCATCATCGAGCTGCGCAAGGAACAGGCCCGCGCCCCGATCCACCCGGCCTACGCCGAGTCGCAGCCATGGCGCCAGGCCATCCGCGTCATGGGCCGCGCCCTGGCGCGTTTGTTCCTGCAGCCCAGCGCCAGCAACCACGAGCGCGCACTGGTGGCGGTGGACCATGCCATCAGCCGCGTGCAGGCCACCGACGAACCCTTCGCCCGGCACTTCGACACCTCTGTGCTGCGCCGCGCGCAAAGCTACTTGCACTTCATCCGTTCTTCCCTACTGGACCCACAGTCGCCGCTGGCACCGGCGAAAGGACTGCACCATGCCCCGTGA
- a CDS encoding DUF1656 domain-containing protein, which yields MPREIAFHGVYMPTMTLMFLFALGLAWGLDRFIASHDGYRFFWHPALLRLSLFVCLFGALALSVYW from the coding sequence ATGCCTCGTGAAATCGCCTTCCATGGCGTGTACATGCCCACCATGACCTTGATGTTCCTGTTCGCCCTGGGCCTGGCCTGGGGCCTGGACCGCTTCATCGCCAGCCATGACGGCTACCGCTTTTTCTGGCACCCGGCGCTGCTGCGCCTGAGCCTGTTCGTCTGCCTTTTCGGCGCCCTCGCGCTGTCTGTCTACTGGTGA